From a single Georhizobium profundi genomic region:
- a CDS encoding L,D-transpeptidase family protein — protein sequence MLQAIRIGVVVLLALLASGCVSTVLDVDNKASQPIPAALLAEMSRKSMSPSAPILVRIFKQESELEIWKRDRSGQFALLKTYPMCRWSGKLGPKTREGDRQAPEGFYHVNAGMLNPNSQYYLSFNLGYPNRLEAALGYTGEALMVHGACSSSGCFALTDEGVAEIYAVAREALRGGQPAFQVQAFPFRMTAQNMAKHRDDPNFSFWTDLKRGYDIFEVTRRQPRVSHCGRRYVFDMEFQGGEPRDPLAACPPAVKGDDPVVARRTEADLLAMQSMVENGTALSAHAYVDGGMHPSFRSLLERSGEQTLAKRTSLSSVPISRPSAALADPHSPRE from the coding sequence ATGTTGCAAGCGATAAGGATAGGCGTGGTCGTTTTGCTTGCCCTTTTGGCGAGCGGGTGCGTGTCGACAGTTCTCGACGTCGACAACAAGGCGTCGCAGCCCATCCCTGCCGCCCTCCTTGCCGAAATGTCGCGCAAATCCATGTCGCCCTCTGCCCCGATCCTCGTCAGGATCTTCAAGCAGGAAAGCGAGCTCGAAATCTGGAAGCGCGACCGCAGCGGCCAGTTCGCCCTGCTCAAGACCTATCCCATGTGCCGCTGGTCCGGAAAACTCGGACCCAAGACGCGAGAGGGCGACCGCCAGGCCCCCGAAGGGTTCTACCACGTCAACGCGGGCATGCTTAACCCGAACTCGCAGTATTACCTCTCCTTCAACCTTGGCTATCCCAACCGCCTCGAGGCGGCGCTCGGCTACACGGGCGAAGCGCTCATGGTGCATGGCGCCTGTTCGTCGTCGGGATGCTTCGCCCTGACGGATGAGGGCGTGGCCGAGATCTACGCCGTGGCCCGCGAGGCCCTCAGGGGCGGCCAGCCTGCTTTCCAGGTGCAGGCGTTTCCATTCCGAATGACCGCCCAGAACATGGCGAAGCATCGCGACGACCCGAACTTCTCTTTCTGGACCGACCTGAAGCGCGGCTACGATATCTTTGAAGTCACCCGGCGCCAGCCCAGGGTCTCCCACTGCGGCCGCCGCTACGTCTTCGACATGGAGTTCCAGGGTGGAGAGCCGCGCGATCCTCTTGCCGCCTGTCCGCCGGCGGTGAAAGGGGACGACCCCGTCGTCGCTCGCAGGACGGAAGCCGACCTCCTCGCGATGCAGAGCATGGTGGAGAACGGCACGGCGCTCAGCGCTCATGCTTATGTCGACGGCGGAATGCACCCAAGCTTCCGTAGTCTTCTGGAGCGTTCCGGCGAGCAAACACTGGCAAAAAGAACGTCGCTGAGCTCCGTCCCTATCAGCCGGCCTTCCGCGGCGCTTGCAGACCCGCATTCGCCCAGGGAATAG